The Streptomyces sp. NBC_01463 DNA window CTGCGCGACCTTCCCCGCCGCGGCCGCCGCCTTGCGCAGCCGGCGCGAGAGCTGGCCGCCGATCAGCACCCCCAGCGCGGAGCCGCCGAGGACCACCGAGACCGAGCCGATGATCAGGGCCCGGTCCAGATCGCCCATGATCGTGGTGGACCGGTCGGCGAACCGGGTGTGCAGCGAGAGCACGTCACCGTTGGCCAGCGGTACGGCCGCCCACACGTCGGGCACCCCGCCGCCGTCCTCGACGTGCGTCGCGCGCCGGTTGCGCCGGGTCTCCTGGCGCAGGCTCTTCGGCATCGTCGGATCGTTGAGCTTCGCGCCGAACCGCGGATCGGCCTTCTTCGTCTTCGTCGCCTCGTACAGCAGCTGGGCGTAGGTCAGCCGCTCCAGCTGGACCTCGCGCGCGTTCTCCAGCATCGAGACCCTGGCGGCGTTGTGCACGACCAGGCTCAGCGCGACCGCGATCAGGGCGCCGACCGACGCGATCGCGATGCTGATCTTCCAGCGGACGCCCGTCCGCAGGGCCAGGCGCCTCATGCCCTGAGCTTGTAGCCGAAGCCGCGGACCGTCTCGATGCGGTCCTGGCCGACCTTCGTGCGCAGCCGCTGCACATGGACGTCCACGACCCGGGTGTCACCGCCCCAGCCGTAGTCCCAGACCCGCTCCAGCAGCTTGTCCCGGGAGAGCACCGTGCCGGGCGCGGACGAGAACTCCAGCAGCAGCCGCATCTCGGTCGGGGTCAGCGCCACCTGCTCGCCGCCCCTGCGGACCTCCATGCCCTCGGTGTCGATCTCCAGGTCACCGAAGACCAGCACACCGCCCTCGGACCGCGCCGGGGCCTCGCCGCCCGCACCGCTGCCCGACGCATGGCCGAAGCGGCGGAGCACGGCCCGGATCCTGGCGACCAGGACCGCACCGTCGAACGGCTTGGTGACGTAGTCGTCGGCACCGGCCTCCAGGCCGAGCACCACATCGATCGAGTCGGCCCGCGCCGACAGCATGATCACGGGAACGGTCGACTCGTCCCGGATGCGCCGGCAGAGGCTGACCCCGTCCAGGCCCGGCACCATCACGTCGAGCAGCGCGATGTCGGGCCGGTCGGCCCGGAACGCCTCCAGGCCGCTCAGGCCGTCGGGCATCGCGGTGACCACGAAGCCGTCCCGCTCCAGCGCCAGCTGGGTGGCCTCGCGGATGACGTCGTCGTCCTCGACGAACAGGACATGGGTCTCGGCCATCGGACTGCTCTCAGTTCTTCGTCGGTGCCGCGGGCTCCGGGAAGTCCCCTTCTCCGGCTCCGACGGCTCTGTTGAAGTCGTTGTGCACCCGGTCCTGCTCACTGAACCGGCTGCTCGCCCAGTGGTACGTGACCACTTCCTCGCCCGAGGGGTAGGCGACCGCGTCCTTCTTCCCGTACACCTGGGTCGTCACCACCAGATCACCGCGGTCGATGGTCCCGTAGACCGCGGGCTGCTCGATGGCGAACACGTTCTCGTACCTGCCGTCGGGCCGGGGCCGGTACACGTACGTGCCCACGCCCACCGAGTCGCCGCAGGTCATCACGTTCACCACGACGTCGGCGGAGGGGCCGCCGGTCAGGCTGCCGTACGAGGTGTCCACCGGGTACTCGTCACCGGTGCACGGCCTCAGGTCCGTCCGGACCCGCTCGCTGACCTTGGTGTCCGCCTTGAGCAGGCTCACGGCGTCGACCCGGGGCGTCGGCTTCGCCGTGGAGGGTGTGGTGGAACTGGGAGTGACCTGGGCGACCGGCTGGCTGCCCGCAGGCCCCTCGTCACGCGTGCCCGTGCCGCCGGTGGAGCAGCTGACGGCGAACAGCCCGAAGACGGCGAGCCCGGCCAGAGCCGTACTGCTCGCCGCCCAGCCCGCCGGCCGGCGTCCCCGCCCGCCGCCGGCCCCGCCCCCCGTGGGGCCTCCGGTGACGCCGCCGGCTCCTGTGCCGCCGTCGTCACCGCTGCCTGTCAGGCCGCGCACCGCTCCCGCCCCCGCTCGTCGTGACGCCCCTCCCGGGGCGCCCCTGCCTGTGTCCGCGACCGTGCCGGCCGACGGGCCGCCACGATGCGGCCGGCCACAGCGCGGTCCCGGTCCTCCCGGATCCGGTCCTCGCGGCCCGCCGCTTCCCTGCTCTCCAGCTCCTGGCGCAGTCGCGCCAGCGCGCGGTGCAGCGTGCTCTTCACCGTACCGGCCGACATGCCGAGCGCCGCGGCCGTCTCCTCCGTGCTCATCTGCTCCCAGTGTCGCAGCACGACCACGCTGCGCTGCTTGGGAGCCAGGACGCCGAGTACGTCCATCAGCAGGGCGCGGTCGGCGCGCTGCTCGGTGCCGTCCTCGACGCTGGCGTCGGGGAGCTGCTCGGTGGGGACCTCGTCCAGCTTGCGCGCCCGCCACCACTCGGTGCGGGTGTTGATCATGACGCGGCGCAGATAGGCGTCGGCGAGGGACTTGTCGGCGATGCCGTCCCAGCGGCCGTAGGTGCGGGCCAGTGCGGTCTGCAGCAGGTCCTGCGCGTCCACGGGGTCGGGGACCAGCCGGCGCGCACTGCGCAGCAGTGCGTCCTGCCGGGTACGTACGTACTCCTCGAAGCCGAGCACCTCGCCCTGCGCCATTACAACCGCCTCCGTCCCCGTGAAACCCCGTAGAACCACCGTCAGCCGCTGGTCATCGGGCTGACGTCGGTGACGCTACGGAGCTGTTGTCACGAGGCTGTGCGGAGCAGCCGTACGCGGACGCACGGCTGTCCATCGGTTGTGTAACAGCGCAGGGAGGAGCGGGACAAAGGCCCCGCGGGGACCGTCACCCGGCGGGCGGGAGGCCCGCCGGGCCGGTCGGGTCAGGTCAGCGGCAGCCGGTACTGGCCGCCGGCCAGCGGTTCGACCAGACCGTCGGCGACCAGGCCGTCGAGCGCGCGGGCCCGCTGCACCGGCTCCTCCCAGACCGCGTCGAGTGCCGACTGCGGTACCGGCGTCACCGACTCGCGCAACACCGCGAGGAGCCTGCCGCGCACCTGCCGGTCCGTACCGGCGTAGGTCTGGCCGCGGCGCGGGGGCCCCTGGTGCGCGGGCTTCCCGGCCAGCCGCCAGGCGCACTGCCCGGAGATCGGGCAGCGCGTGCAGTCCTCGTTCTTCGCGGTGCAGACGAGGGCCCCGAGCTCCATCGTCGCGGCGGCCCACTGTGCCGCCTGCTCGTCCTCCTCCGGCAGCAGCGCCCTGGCGAGTTTGCGCTCGGCCGCGGTGGTCGCGTTCGGCGGGTACTGGATGCCGCTCGCGGCCCGGGCGAACACCCGGCGGACGTTCGTGTCGAGGACGGCGTGCCGCTGCCGGTAGGCGAACGAGGCCACGGCCGCCGCCGTGTACTCGCCGATGCCGGGCAGGGCGAGCAGCTGGGCGTGCTCGCTCGGTACGTCTCCGCCATGGCGTTCCGCTATTGCCTGGGCGGCCCCGTGGAGGCGCAGCGCTCGCCGGGGATAGCCGAGCCGGCCCCAGGCGCGGACGGCCTCGCCGGGCGGCTCCGCCGCGAGGTCGGCGGGGCGCGGCCAGCGGGCCAGCCACTGCTCGTACACCGGGAGGACCCGGTTGACGGGGGTCTGCTGCAGCATGAACTCGCTCACCATCACACCCCAGGCGCCCGCTTCGGGGCGGCGCCAGGGCAGATCGCGGGCGTGCTGGTCGAACCACCCGATCACAGGGGTGTGGAGGGAGGCGGGGGGCGTCTGTGTCGCAGTCGTGGCAGTCATCGCACCGACGATCCTGGCACGGAAGGGCAGACGGACGTCACGGGTACGGGGGTGTCGCCCCGCAGAAGAGCCCTTGGAGTGATAGGGCCACCCCTCTGTCCCGCGCCCCACCGGACCTGCGCTCCGGCAAGTGGCGGCACGCCCCGCGAGCCGTTGCGGCAACTGGCCCCATGACGGGCGAACGGTCCGGGCCGGCCGGTCGCGCACGGCTGTCACGTACCGCTGTCGTGCGAACGCCGAGGGTGTCCGCGGGGGAGTCCGGAGCGGGAACAGGCCGTCCCGGGATGATGATCCGCAAATTCGGCGGCCCATGGCGGCGGGTGGGGCGGGAGTTGGCGCTGTTCTCTCGTACAGTTTGCGCCGTGGGATCTCTGCGTAATCCGATCGGTCCGCTTCCCTCCACCATCTACTGGCGACGGAGGGCGGTAGCGGCGACGCTGATTGCGCTGCTCGCGTTGCTGATCGTATGGGCCGTCACGTCCGGTGGCGGCAAGGGGAATCACGACGACTCGCGGCCACCCGGATCGGGTCCGACCGATTCGATCACTCCCGGTCCCTCCGGTTCCGGACCGGCGATCAGTGAACAGCCGGGCGGGGGCGGCGAGTCGGGCGGCTCCGGCGGCGACGACGGCGGAAGCGGCGGAAGTTCGGACGGCGGTGCGGGCGGCTCCGGCGGCTCAAGCGGAACGGGCGGCGACGGCAACGCCGCTGGCACGGACGGCGGTTCCGGCTCCGGCGGCGGAGTGGGCGGTACGGCCGGCGGCAGCGCCGGACAGCAGGTCCCGGCAGGCTCCTCGCTCCCCGACTGCGTGCCCGCCACGCTGCGGCTGACCCTCAAGACCGAACTGCGCTACGGACCCGACGAGAAGCCGAGGTTCCGGCTGATCGCCGAGAACACCTCGTCGACCGCGTGCAAGGCCGACTTCGGCCCGAAGGCCGCGGTGCTCACCATCACGGAGGCCGGCGGTGACGACGAAGAGGTGTGGTCCTCGAAGGACTGCCCGCGCAAGGCGGCGGCCGTGTTCCTGAAGGTTCCGGCGGGCGCGACCGTCGAGCACGCCGTCGAGTGGGACCGCGCGAAGAGCGCCCCGAAGTGCGCGACGCCGCCCGCGGGGAAGGCCGGACCGGGTACGTACCTGGTCGAGGCGAAGGCGCCGGGAGAGCCCGTGCAGCGCGCCTCGTTCGTCCTCGCGAAGGACTGACGGGCCCGGAAGGGCCGGCGGGGCGCTCGTGAGCGCCCCGCTCGTGCGTACTCCCCTACACGTACCGTTCGAGGATCGACGACTCGGCCAGTCGCGACAGCCCCTCGCGCACACTGCGCGCCCTGGCCTCGCCGACGCCGTCCACCGTCTGGAGATCGTCCACGCTGGCCGCGAGCAGCTTCTGCAGACCGCCGAAGTGCTCCACCAGCCGGTCGATGATCGCCCCGGGCAGCCGCGGCACCTTCGCCAGCAGCCGGAAACCGCGCGGCGACACCGCCGAGTCGAGGGTCTCCGGGGAACCGCTGTACCCCAGCGCCCTTGCCACCACCGGGAGTTCGAGCAGCTCGGTGTGGGACAGCGCGTCCAGCTCGGTGAGCGCCTCCGCCACCGTGCGCGAGCGCTTCGCCGTGGGCTCCGGCACGTAGTCGCGCACCACCAGCTCGCGCTCCGGCTCGACCCCGGCGATCAACTCGTCCAGCTGGAGCGAGAGGAGGCGGCCGTCGGTCCCGAGCTCCACCACGTACTCGGCGATCTCGGTCGCGATCAGCCGGACCATCTCCAGCCGCTGGGCGACCGCCGTCACGTCCCGGACCGTCACCAGGTCCTCGATCTCCAGCGCGGAGAGCGTGCCCGCGACCTCGTCGAGCCGGAGCTTGTACCGCTCCAGCGTGGCGAGAGCCTGGTTGGCCCGGGAGAGGATCGCGGCGGACTCCTCCAGGACCCGGCGCTCCCCGTCCACGTACAGCGCGATGAGGTGCATCGACTGCGAGACGGAGACCACGGGGAAGTTGCACTGCTTGGAGACCCGGTCCGCGGTGCGGTGGCGGGTGCCCGTCTCCTCGGTGGAGATCGAGGCGTCCGGGACCAGCTGGACGCCGGCCCGCAGGATCTTGGTCATGTCCTTGTCGAGGATCAGAGCCCCGTCGAGCTTGGCGAGCTCACGCAGCCGGGTCGCGGTGAATTCCACGTCCAGCACGAAGCCGCCCGTGCACATCGACTCGACGGTCTTGTCCATGCCGAGCACGATCAGGCCTCCGGTGTTGCCACGGAGGATGCGCTCCAGGCCGTCCCGCAGGGCCATTCCGGGCGCGACGGCGGTCAACGAGGCGCGCATCAGCGCCTCGTTACCGGTGCCTTGGCCGGACTTTCCGGGCGATGCTGCCCGGTCGCTGGCTGCCACTGCACTCCTCCGGTCACAGGTTTGCGGTGCCCTTGGGCCTCTTTGTGGATCATGCCGGGCTCGCGGTTTCCGGTGTGCACCGGACCCCGTCCCCGGCCCGGCCTGATCCGGACGAAAGACCCTGTGTCCCTCATACCGTTCGTACGGACGGGCGAGACCAGGGCAAAGTCTACCGGCGTGCGCCGTCCTCCTGTGGGGCCTGTGCACGAGAGCGGCGCGGGAGCACCCTGAGCGCGTCGCCCATGTTGGCGACTTCCGTGACCTTCATACCGGCCGGGACCTTCCCCGGATCGGTCGGAACGAGCGCGTGGGTGAAGCCCAGACGGTGTGCCTCGGCCAGTCTGCGCTGGACCCCCGTTACCCGTCTGACCTCGCCCGCGAGACCCACCTCGCCGATCGCGACCAGGTTCTTGGGCAGCGGTGTGTCGCTCGCCGCACTGGCCAGCGCGAGGGCGATCGCGAGGTCCGCGGCGGGCTCCGAGAGCTTCACCCCGCCGACCGTCGCGCTGTAGATGTCCCGCTTGCCCAG harbors:
- a CDS encoding response regulator transcription factor; this translates as MAETHVLFVEDDDVIREATQLALERDGFVVTAMPDGLSGLEAFRADRPDIALLDVMVPGLDGVSLCRRIRDESTVPVIMLSARADSIDVVLGLEAGADDYVTKPFDGAVLVARIRAVLRRFGHASGSGAGGEAPARSEGGVLVFGDLEIDTEGMEVRRGGEQVALTPTEMRLLLEFSSAPGTVLSRDKLLERVWDYGWGGDTRVVDVHVQRLRTKVGQDRIETVRGFGYKLRA
- a CDS encoding SigE family RNA polymerase sigma factor, with amino-acid sequence MAQGEVLGFEEYVRTRQDALLRSARRLVPDPVDAQDLLQTALARTYGRWDGIADKSLADAYLRRVMINTRTEWWRARKLDEVPTEQLPDASVEDGTEQRADRALLMDVLGVLAPKQRSVVVLRHWEQMSTEETAAALGMSAGTVKSTLHRALARLRQELESREAAGREDRIREDRDRAVAGRIVAARRPARSRTQAGAPREGRHDERGRERCAA
- a CDS encoding A/G-specific adenine glycosylase gives rise to the protein MTATTATQTPPASLHTPVIGWFDQHARDLPWRRPEAGAWGVMVSEFMLQQTPVNRVLPVYEQWLARWPRPADLAAEPPGEAVRAWGRLGYPRRALRLHGAAQAIAERHGGDVPSEHAQLLALPGIGEYTAAAVASFAYRQRHAVLDTNVRRVFARAASGIQYPPNATTAAERKLARALLPEEDEQAAQWAAATMELGALVCTAKNEDCTRCPISGQCAWRLAGKPAHQGPPRRGQTYAGTDRQVRGRLLAVLRESVTPVPQSALDAVWEEPVQRARALDGLVADGLVEPLAGGQYRLPLT
- the disA gene encoding DNA integrity scanning diadenylate cyclase DisA, which codes for MAASDRAASPGKSGQGTGNEALMRASLTAVAPGMALRDGLERILRGNTGGLIVLGMDKTVESMCTGGFVLDVEFTATRLRELAKLDGALILDKDMTKILRAGVQLVPDASISTEETGTRHRTADRVSKQCNFPVVSVSQSMHLIALYVDGERRVLEESAAILSRANQALATLERYKLRLDEVAGTLSALEIEDLVTVRDVTAVAQRLEMVRLIATEIAEYVVELGTDGRLLSLQLDELIAGVEPERELVVRDYVPEPTAKRSRTVAEALTELDALSHTELLELPVVARALGYSGSPETLDSAVSPRGFRLLAKVPRLPGAIIDRLVEHFGGLQKLLAASVDDLQTVDGVGEARARSVREGLSRLAESSILERYV